In Prunus dulcis chromosome 2, ALMONDv2, whole genome shotgun sequence, a single genomic region encodes these proteins:
- the LOC117618099 gene encoding protein FAR1-RELATED SEQUENCE 5-like, producing MSIADFSEREFAKVEEAERFYSNYALAIGFSIRRSRLRRSEGGVVMGRQWVCSKEGSRSKKWTNRDDMVRTPRKETRENCHATFAVKYCPNQDAYIVTKFVKEHSHRLANSHEVPFLRSHRCVTESNIAQSMSMRKASIKTNRTYDYMVDQAGGYKKVGFTSKDLYNRMDFERRQVVLDGDAQAAISYMNGKAIADPKFFCMFSVDEENRLANLFWRDSQSLHDYCCFGDVVILDSTYKTNVYDKPLVVFVGVNNHNATTVFGCAFLVDETADTYRWVLRTFLTSMKDKKPVSIVTDGDDAMRVAIDEVFPDAHHRLCTWHIMRNVNTNVNNPEIVREFSYCVHGGLTPVAFEQHWQQMIQTYDLKGDWIEMMYRKRKRWAEAYCSGHFFWWEYHHTTCRGYA from the coding sequence ATGAGCATTGCTGATTTCTCGGAGAGAGAGTTTGCAAAAGTTGAGGAAGCAGAAAGATTTTACAGCAACTATGCCCTTGCAATTGGTTTTAGCATAAGAAGAAGTCGTTTGAGACGTAGCGAGGGTGGGGTTGTGATGGGAAGACAATGGGTGTGCTCAAAAGAAGGGAGTAGATCAAAGAAATGGACGAATAGAGATGATATGGTTCGTACACCAAGGAAAGAGACTAGAGAGAATTGTCACGCTACATTTGCTGTGAAGTATTGTCCTAACCAGGATGCTTATATTGTGACTAAATTTGTAAAGGAGCACAGCCACCGACTTGCTAACTCACATGAGGTGCCTTTTCTTCGTTCGCACCGGTGTGTTACGGAATCTAACATAGCACAATCTATGTCTATGAGAAAAGCCTCTATTAAAACCAATAGGACGTACGACTATATGGTTGACCAAGCAGGTGGATACAAAAAAGTGGGGTTCACCAGTAAGGATCTATATAACAGGATGGATTTCGAGCGTCGACAAGTGGTATTGGATGGTGATGCACAAGCAGCAATAAGCTACATGAATGGCAAGGCAATAGCGGACCCGAAATTTTTTTGCATGTTTAGTGTAGATGAGGAGAATAGATTGGCAAATTTGTTTTGGAGAGACTCTCAATCTCTACACGATTATTGTTGCTTTGGGGATGTGGTGATACTTGATAGCACGTACAAAACCAATGTATATGACAAGCCTTTAGTGGTGTTTGTTGGTGTAAACAACCATAACGCGACTACAGTTTTTGGTTGTGCATTTCTTGTTGATGAGACTGCTGATACATATCGTTGGGTACTCAGAACTTTTTTGACTTCTATGAAGGACAAGAAGCCTGTATCTATTGTCACGGACGGGGATGACGCAATGCGCGTAGCGATTGATGAAGTTTTTCCCGATGCACATCATCGTTTATGTACATGGCACATCATGAGGAATGTGAACACCAATGTGAATAACCCAGAAATAGTAAGGGAGTTTAGCTATTGTGTGCATGGTGGTTTGACACCAGTAGCTTTCGAACAACATTGGCAGCAAATGATACAGACGTATGATCTAAAAGGCGATTGGATCGAGATGATGTACCGTAAACGGAAACGATGGGCTGAAGCATACTGCTCAGGgcattttttttggtgggaatACCACCACACAACGTGTCGAGGGTATGCATAA
- the LOC117619788 gene encoding beta-glucosidase BoGH3B-like, with amino-acid sequence MAKVEAEVNEAHVKQLLSRMTLKEKVGQMTQIERQVATSAAIKDLSIGSIFSAPGSLPVEKAFPSDWADMVDGFQRSALESRLGIPLIYGTDAVHGNGNVFGATIFPHNVGLGATGDADLARRIGVATALEARACGIHYTFAPCVAVCKDPRWGRCYESYSEDTEIVSKMTSIVSGLQGQPPQGYPKGYPFVAGRNNIIASAKHFVGEGGTEKGVNEGNNISSYDDLERIHMRPYLDCISQGVSTIMVSYNSWNGQRLHGHSFLLTEILKDKLGFRGFVISDWDGIDQLCEPEGSNYRLCISLAINAGIDMVMVPFRYEQFIEELIYLVESGEIPMSRIDDAVERILRVKFVAGLFEHPFTDTSLQDIVGCKMHRDLAREAVRRSLVLLKNGKDPMEPFLPLERKAKRILIAGTHADDLGNQCGGWTATKYGSSGRITIGTTILEAIKKAVGDDTEIIYEKYPSTETLARQDITFAIVAVGEAPYAEGKGDNSKLVIPMNGADIISLVADKIPSLVILISGRPLVLEPWLLEKIDALVAAWLPGTEGDGIADVIFGDHDFEGQLPVTWFKRVEQLPVNAGDNSYDPLYPLGFGLACNKERC; translated from the exons ATGGCCAAAGTAGAGGCGGAAGTCAATGAAGCTCACGTCAAACAACTCCTTTCTCGTATGACTTTGAAAGAGAAGGTCGGCCAGATGACCCAAATCGAGCGCCAGGTCGCCACCTCAGCTGCCATTAAAGACCTCTCCATcg GGAGCATATTCAGTGCCCCGGGCAGCTTGCCGGTTGAGAAGGCTTTTCCGTCAGACTGGGCGGATATGGTAGACGGGTTTCAGAGGTCAGCGCTGGAGTCTAGGCTTGGGATCCCCCTCATATATGGGACTGATGCGGTTCACGGGAATGGTAATGTGTTTGGTGCCACCATATTCCCTCACAATGTTGGTCTTGGCGCCACTGG AGATGCAGATTTGGCTCGAAGGATTGGTGTGGCAACTGCTCTTGAAGCCAGGGCCTGTGGCATTCACTATACTTTTGCTCCCTGTGTGGCT GTGTGCAAAGATCCCAGATGGGGAAGATGCTACGAGAGTTACAGTGAAGACACAGAAATTGTAAGCAAGATGACTTCTATCGTTTCAGGCTTGCAGGGGCAGCCACCCCAGGGATACCCAAAGGGCTACCCTTTTGTAGCAGGAAG AAACAACATTATTGCATCTGCCAAGCATTTTGTTGGAGAAGGGGGTACAGAGAAAGGTGTCAATGAGGGCAATAATATATCCTCTTATGACGACTTAGAGAGAATTCATATGCGCCCTTATCTAGACTGTATTTCTCAAGGAGTTTCCACTATTATGGTGTCCTATAACAGCTGGAATGGACAGAGACTACATGGACACAGTTTTCTCCTCACAGAAATCTTGAAAGATAAGCTAGGTTTTAGG GGATTTGTGATTTCTGACTGGGATGGAATTGACCAACTTTGTGAACCTGAAGGTTCAAACTATCGTTTATGCATTTCGTTAGCCATTAATGCAGGAATAGACATG GTCATGGTTCCTTTCAGATATGAACAATTCATTGAGGAATTAATATATCTTGTGGAATCTGGGGAGATACCAATGTCCAGGATAGATGATGCTGTTGAGAGAATACTAAGAGTGAAGTTTGTTGCTGGTCTTTTTGAACATCCCTTCACTGATACATCTTTGCAGGACATAGTTGGTTGCAAG ATGCACAGAGATTTAGCACGTGAAGCAGTTCGGAGGTCATTGGTTCTTTTGAAAAATGGAAAGGATCCAATGGAACCTTTTCTTCCCTTAGAAAGAAAGGCTAAAAGAATACTCATTGCTGGAACTCATGCCGATGATCTTGGAAATCAGTGTGGAGGGTGGACAGCTACAAAATATGGTAGCAGTGGAAGGATAACAATTG GGACAACCATCTTGGAAGCTATTAAGAAGGCAGTTGGAGATGATACAGAAATCATTTATGAGAAGTATCCCTCGACAGAGACCTTAGCACGGCAAGATATCACTTTCGCAATTGTAGCTGTTGGTGAAGCTCCATATGCAGAAGGCAAGGGCGACAATTCAAAGCTTGTGATCCCCATGAATGGAGCTGATATCATAAGCTTAGTTGCTGACAAAATCCCCTCATTGGTAATTCTGATTTCTGGAAGACCCTTAGTTTTAGAGCCCTGGCTATTGGAAAAGATAGATGCTCTTGTTGCTGCCTGGTTACCTGGTACTGAAGGAGATGGAATTGCAGATGTTATCTTTGGAGATCACGATTTCGAGGGCCAGCTCCCAGTGACATGGTTTAAAAGGGTTGAACAGCTGCCTGTGAATGCTGGAGACAATTCATATGACCCTTTATATCCTCTTGGCTTTGGGCTGGCATGCAATAAGGAGAGATGTTAA
- the LOC117618101 gene encoding uncharacterized protein LOC117618101, whose amino-acid sequence MTDSYGKCIPSTCGNIQNITSPFQLAKDPNPSPCTNSDYHYNLYCENNLTVLTVNWGNYYVQAINYDNFTIRVVDPGIRNNDFSSIPRYSFSIYNITYFKCEKTLLNLELASSATPVTFFKCEKTVNSSVMRTYNYVKQGNITASEMEDGCRIEWTTLMSKSFLYGKDRNLSYHDIHSALGYGFELQFRFLPTCKLGL is encoded by the coding sequence ATGACGGATAGCTATGGTAAGTGCATTCCGTCTACCTGCGGTAACATCCAAAACATAACCAGCCCTTTTCAACTAGCCAAAGATCCAAATCCAAGCCCCTGCACGAACTCGGATTACCACTACAACCTCTATTGTGAAAACAACCTCACAGTATTGACAGTAAATTGGGGAAACTACTATGTGCAGGCAATCAACTACGACAACTTCACAATCCGAGTTGTAGATCCTGGCATTCGCAACAATGATTTCTCCTCCATCCCCCGTTATTCGTTTTCCATTTACAACATCACTTACTTCAAGTGTGAAAAAACTTTGCTCAACCTTGAATTAGCATCAAGTGCAACACCTGTAACTTTCTTCAAGTGTGAAAAAACAGTGAACTCGTCTGTGATGAGAACGTATAACTATGTCAAGCAAGGAAATATAACGGCATCAGAAATGGAGGACGGGTGCAGAATAGAGTGGACGACTTTGATGAGTAAGTCGTTCTTGTACGGAAAGGACAGAAACTTATCTTATCATGACATACACAGCGCACTGGGGTATGGCTTTGAGCTTCAATTCCGCTTTCTCCCCACATGCAAATTAGGTTTGTGA
- the LOC117618102 gene encoding rust resistance kinase Lr10-like, protein MSSLGVAGVGDDGPKTGRMNSNKAVLEIIFFWGEGGRRRKKEVGPLVRNGTSRFLKGIYGWLILGAFFQIRSIFGVPFLAALLIYKRRRMHLSMYSSIEEFLQSDNNLSPIRYSYSDIKKMTSRFNEKLGEGGYGSVFKGKLRSGRFVAVKILDKPKANGQDFISEVATIGRIHHFNMVQLVGYCVEGSKRALIYNFISNGSLDKYIYCKEGSNPLSCRKMYEISLGVAQGIEYLHRGCDMQILHFDIKPHNILLDEHFIPKISDFGLAKLYPVGNTIVSLTAARGTMGYMAPELFYKNIGGVSYKADVYSFGMLLMEMASKRKNLNATIEHSSQIYFPLWVSNQFCMGKEFEMDDATEEEKKMIKKMIIAALWCIQLKPSDRPSMNKVIEMLEGEVECLQLPPKLLLCPQQEMPRDNLHGNSNPMCSNTELTCSTLSDMSRTQLEFQL, encoded by the exons ATGTCGTCGCTTGGGGTGGCCGGAGTAGGAGATGACGGCCCAAAAACTGGTCGGATGAACAGTAACAAAGCTGTtttggaaattatttttttttggggggaggggggaaGGAGGAGAAAAAAGGAAGTGGGGCCCCTCGTTCGTAATGGGACGTCACGTTTTTTAAAAG GTATTTACGGTTGGCTGATACTCG GAGCATTTTTCCAAATAAGATCTATATTTGGGGTTCCATTTCTGGCTGCTCTTCTAATCTACAAACGGCGAAGAATGCATTTGTCAATGTATAGCAGCATAGAAGAATTCCTGCAAAGTGATAACAATCTCAGTCCAATAAGGTACTCTTACTCAGATATTAAAAAGATGACCAGTAGATTCAATGAGAAGTTGGGTGAAGGAGGTTATGGCTCTGTATTTAAAGGAAAGTTACGCAGTGGTCGATTTGTAGCAGTTAAAATCTTGGACAAGCCTAAAGCTAATGGacaagatttcataagtgaggTAGCTACTATTGGGAGGATTCACCATTTTAATATGGTTCAACTTGTTGGTTATTGTGTTGAGGGATCAAAGCGTGCCCTAATTTATAACTTCATCTCTAATGGGTCTCTTGATAAGTACATTTATTGTAAAGAAGGAAGCAACCCCTTAAGTTGCAGGAAAATGTATGAGATTTCTCTTGGAGTGGCTCAAGGGATCGAATATCTACATCGAGGTTGTGACATGCAAATTCTACATTTTGACATCAAGCCTCATAATATTCTTCTTGATGAGCACTTCATCCCAAAGATTTCTGACTTTGGGCTTGCAAAGCTATATCCAGTAGGTAATACCATTGTCTCTTTGACAGCAGCAAGAGGAACAATGGGATACATGGCTCCTGAGTTGTTCTACAAAAATATTGGAGGTGTCTCATACAAAGCTGATGTCTATAGTTTTGGAATGTTGTTGATGGAAATGGcaagtaaaaggaaaaatttgAACGCAACCATAGAGCATTCAAgccaaatttattttcctctttgggTCTCAAACCAATTTTGCATGGGCAAAGAGTTTGAGATGGATGATGCTacagaagaggaaaagaaaatgataaaaaagatGATTATAGCTGCTTTATGGTGTATACAATTGAAGCCAAGCGATCGTCCTTCGATGAATAAAGTTATAGAGATGCTTGAGGGAGAGGTTGAATGCTTGCAACTCCCTCCCAAGCTTCTTTTATGTCCACAACAAGAGATGCCCAGAGACAATCTTCATGGTAATTCGAATCCAATGTGTTCTAACACAGAGCTAACATGTAGTACTCTGTCAGATATGAGTAGGACTCAACTAGAGTTTCAACtttaa